From Pseudomonas sp. stari2, a single genomic window includes:
- a CDS encoding tartrate dehydrogenase, translated as MSKVFKIAAIAGDGIGKEVLPEGLRVLEQAAKKWQLDLSIEVLDWAHCDYYLEHGQMMPEDWFEQLKGFDAIYFGAVGWPEKVPDHISLWGSLLKFRRDFDQYVNIRPVRLFPGVPCPLAGREPGDIDFVVIRENTEGEYSSVGGKMFEGTEHEFVLQESVFTRRGVDRILKFAFDLAQTRPRKRLTAATKSNGISISMPYWDERTALMAAQYPEITWDKQHIDILCARFVLQPDRFDVVVASNLFGDILSDLGPACAGTIGIAPSANLDPQRRFPSLFEPVHGSAPDIYGQNIANPIAMIWSGALMLDFLGNGDERYRAAHDGILQAIERVIAEGPITPDLGGKGSTQDVGRAIAEFL; from the coding sequence ATGAGCAAGGTCTTCAAGATCGCCGCGATTGCCGGCGACGGGATTGGCAAGGAAGTGCTGCCCGAGGGGCTGCGGGTTCTGGAGCAGGCCGCGAAGAAATGGCAACTGGATTTGAGCATTGAGGTGCTCGACTGGGCGCATTGCGATTATTACCTGGAACACGGACAGATGATGCCCGAGGACTGGTTCGAACAGCTCAAGGGCTTCGACGCGATTTACTTCGGCGCCGTGGGCTGGCCGGAGAAAGTGCCGGACCATATTTCACTGTGGGGGTCGCTGCTGAAATTTCGCCGCGACTTCGACCAGTACGTGAATATCCGTCCGGTACGCTTGTTCCCCGGGGTGCCATGCCCGTTGGCCGGGCGCGAACCGGGGGATATCGATTTCGTGGTGATTCGCGAGAACACCGAAGGTGAATATTCATCGGTCGGCGGCAAGATGTTCGAAGGCACCGAGCATGAGTTTGTGCTGCAGGAATCGGTCTTCACCCGCCGGGGTGTCGACCGGATTCTCAAGTTTGCCTTCGATCTGGCCCAGACCCGGCCACGCAAGCGCCTGACCGCAGCAACCAAGTCCAACGGCATTTCGATCAGCATGCCGTACTGGGACGAGCGCACCGCGCTGATGGCCGCACAGTACCCGGAGATAACGTGGGACAAGCAGCACATCGATATCTTGTGTGCGCGGTTCGTTCTGCAACCGGATCGGTTCGATGTGGTGGTGGCGTCGAACCTGTTCGGCGATATCCTCTCCGATCTGGGGCCGGCGTGTGCCGGAACTATTGGTATTGCGCCGTCGGCCAACCTTGATCCGCAGCGACGCTTTCCGTCGCTGTTCGAGCCGGTCCATGGTTCGGCGCCGGACATCTATGGGCAGAACATCGCCAACCCGATTGCGATGATCTGGTCCGGTGCGCTGATGCTCGATTTTCTGGGCAACGGTGACGAGCGTTATCGCGCAGCACACGACGGAATCTTGCAGGCGATCGAGCGGGTGATCGCCGAGGGACCGATCACTCCAGACCTGGGCGGGAAGGGCTCGACCCAGGATGTCGGCAGGGCCATCGCGGAGTTCCTCTGA
- a CDS encoding 2-hydroxyacid dehydrogenase produces MALLYKADPVRGEQWKALFAEHAPDIEWRVWPDIGDPADIKYLAAWQAPEDLQALLPNLQVLFALSAGVDQLDLSRIPPSLPVVRLLDPGITQGMCEYASFAVLSLHRDMLRYRQQQMARCWQAHLLQPAHQRRVGVMGLGTQAQQILATLQPLGFALKGWARSAHRIAGVECFAGREQLPAFLSQCDIVMCVLPLTEQTRGILDRELFRQLPHGAALINMGRGGHLVEEDLLDALDSGQLSGAVLDVVQNEPAPADHPFWGHPQILLTPHIAAMTQPESAFAVLLENIRCFERGELMSGQIDRNKGY; encoded by the coding sequence ATGGCCCTGCTCTACAAAGCTGACCCCGTGCGCGGCGAACAGTGGAAAGCACTGTTCGCCGAACATGCCCCGGACATCGAATGGCGCGTCTGGCCGGACATCGGCGATCCCGCAGACATCAAGTATCTGGCGGCGTGGCAGGCGCCGGAAGATTTGCAGGCGTTGCTGCCAAATCTGCAGGTGTTGTTTGCATTGTCGGCCGGAGTCGATCAACTGGATCTGAGCCGTATCCCGCCGAGTCTTCCGGTGGTGCGCCTGCTCGATCCCGGGATCACCCAAGGCATGTGCGAGTACGCCAGTTTTGCCGTGCTCAGCTTGCACCGGGATATGTTGCGCTATCGCCAACAGCAGATGGCGCGCTGTTGGCAGGCGCACCTGCTGCAGCCGGCGCATCAGCGTCGGGTGGGGGTGATGGGTCTCGGAACTCAGGCGCAGCAGATTCTCGCCACCTTGCAGCCTCTGGGCTTTGCCCTCAAGGGGTGGGCGCGTAGTGCGCATCGGATTGCCGGCGTCGAGTGCTTTGCCGGTCGCGAGCAACTGCCGGCGTTTCTGAGCCAGTGCGACATTGTGATGTGCGTATTGCCGCTGACCGAGCAGACCCGTGGCATTCTCGACCGGGAGTTGTTTCGCCAATTGCCTCATGGCGCGGCACTGATCAACATGGGGCGCGGTGGGCATCTGGTGGAAGAAGACTTGCTCGACGCGCTGGACAGCGGGCAACTCAGCGGCGCGGTGCTGGATGTGGTGCAGAACGAACCGGCACCGGCGGATCATCCCTTCTGGGGGCATCCGCAGATTCTGCTGACGCCGCATATCGCGGCGATGACCCAGCCGGAAAGCGCATTTGCTGTCCTGCTGGAGAACATCCGCTGCTTCGAACGCGGCGAGCTCATGAGCGGTCAGATCGACCGCAACAAAGGCTACTGA
- the gabT gene encoding 4-aminobutyrate--2-oxoglutarate transaminase — protein sequence MNSQVDQTPHLLHQRDQFVPRGLVTAHPLVIDRAQGAELWDVDGQRYLDFVGGIGVLNIGHNHSKVVAAVQAQLQKVSHACFQVVAYKPYLDLAQRLCEMIGGEEHYKAAFFTSGAEAVENAVKIARAHTNRSAVISFRGGFHGRTLLGTTLTGMSQPYKQNFGPFAPEVFHTPYPNAYRGVTSEMALKALDELLATQVAPERVAAIIIEPVQGDGGFLAAPAQFLQALRELTHKHGIVLILDEIQTGFGRTGKWFGFQHAGIQPDLVTVAKSLAGGLPLSGVVGKADIMDSPLPGGLGGTYGGNALSCAAALAVIDAYEEEALLERGDALGKRLREGLLQLQRRHPQIGDVRGTGFMLAIELVKNDEARSPDADLNQRVIDEARKGGLLVIKCGVYRNVLRFLAPLVTTEAQIDEALQILQAALARVLN from the coding sequence ATGAACAGCCAAGTCGACCAAACGCCTCATTTACTCCATCAGCGTGATCAGTTCGTGCCACGCGGGCTGGTCACCGCTCATCCGCTGGTGATTGATCGCGCCCAGGGGGCGGAGTTGTGGGACGTGGACGGTCAGCGTTATCTGGACTTCGTCGGCGGCATTGGCGTGCTGAACATCGGCCATAACCATTCCAAAGTGGTTGCAGCGGTGCAGGCCCAATTGCAAAAAGTCTCGCACGCCTGCTTTCAGGTGGTGGCCTACAAGCCGTATCTGGATCTGGCCCAGCGTTTGTGCGAAATGATAGGTGGCGAGGAACACTACAAAGCAGCGTTCTTCACCTCCGGTGCCGAAGCCGTGGAGAACGCGGTGAAAATCGCCCGCGCTCACACCAACCGCTCTGCGGTGATCTCCTTCCGCGGCGGTTTCCATGGACGCACCTTGCTCGGCACCACTTTGACCGGCATGAGCCAGCCCTACAAACAGAACTTCGGGCCATTCGCGCCGGAGGTGTTTCACACCCCATATCCAAATGCCTATCGCGGCGTCACCAGTGAGATGGCGCTCAAGGCGCTGGACGAGTTGCTCGCCACTCAGGTTGCGCCGGAGCGGGTTGCGGCGATCATCATTGAACCCGTACAGGGCGACGGTGGCTTCCTTGCGGCGCCGGCACAATTCCTCCAGGCATTGCGCGAGTTGACCCACAAGCACGGCATCGTGCTGATCCTCGATGAAATACAGACTGGATTCGGTCGCACCGGCAAGTGGTTCGGTTTCCAACACGCCGGCATCCAGCCTGACCTGGTCACCGTAGCCAAGAGTCTGGCCGGCGGGCTGCCGTTGTCGGGTGTGGTCGGCAAAGCCGACATCATGGATTCGCCATTGCCCGGTGGCCTCGGCGGCACCTACGGCGGCAACGCACTTTCCTGCGCAGCGGCCCTGGCGGTGATCGACGCCTATGAAGAAGAGGCACTGCTCGAACGTGGCGATGCATTGGGTAAGCGCCTGCGTGAGGGCTTGTTGCAGTTGCAGCGCCGTCATCCGCAAATCGGTGACGTACGCGGCACCGGATTCATGCTGGCCATCGAGCTGGTCAAGAACGATGAAGCGCGCTCCCCGGACGCAGATCTGAACCAGCGTGTGATCGATGAAGCGCGCAAAGGTGGCTTGCTGGTGATCAAGTGCGGCGTCTATCGCAACGTCTTGCGGTTCCTCGCGCCACTGGTGACGACCGAAGCGCAGATCGATGAAGCGTTGCAGATTCTGCAGGCTGCGTTGGCACGGGTATTGAACTGA
- a CDS encoding 2-haloalkanoic acid dehalogenase produces the protein MGLTDYRALLIDCDEVLVDRDSGVWTALQPLLDSRGGRPDKEQVLGEFREVVQALYPRFAELGFSGLLCFAHRQLAERWSLKASWEEGMSFARSAANWSLFEDAPGAMLYLRKFYRLLVVGDRDAEDRAVLCEHLGIVADDFISLASDPLRDEDWLNANELRPEHILRVTRPVARGPALTDVCLIGRERVKQPTPCAADYCINSMADLVAQHQMCLRR, from the coding sequence ATGGGGCTGACTGATTATCGAGCACTGCTCATCGATTGCGACGAAGTCCTGGTTGACCGTGATTCGGGGGTCTGGACAGCGCTGCAGCCGTTGCTCGACAGCCGGGGCGGGCGCCCGGACAAGGAACAGGTGCTGGGCGAGTTTCGCGAGGTGGTGCAGGCGCTCTATCCCCGCTTTGCCGAATTGGGCTTCAGTGGATTGCTGTGTTTTGCCCATCGCCAACTGGCCGAGCGCTGGAGCTTGAAAGCCAGTTGGGAGGAGGGCATGAGTTTCGCGCGTTCCGCTGCCAACTGGTCATTGTTCGAAGACGCGCCGGGAGCGATGCTGTACTTGCGCAAGTTTTATCGCCTGCTGGTCGTGGGCGACCGGGATGCCGAGGATCGCGCCGTGTTGTGCGAGCATCTGGGGATCGTGGCCGATGACTTTATTTCGCTGGCCAGCGATCCGCTGCGGGACGAGGACTGGTTGAATGCCAACGAGCTGAGGCCGGAGCACATTCTGCGCGTGACCCGACCTGTCGCCCGCGGTCCGGCACTTACCGATGTGTGTCTGATCGGTCGTGAACGGGTGAAACAACCGACCCCATGCGCTGCGGATTATTGCATCAACAGCATGGCTGACCTGGTCGCACAGCATCAGATGTGTTTACGGCGCTGA